The genomic interval AAGGCGAGGATATCGCTGAGAAAGTCGACCGCAATCCCGGGACCATCCGGAACCAGATGCAGAGCCTGAAAGCGCTGCAGCTCGTCGAAGGCGTACCCGGGCCGAAAGGCGGCTACAAGCCGACGGCCACGGCCTACGACACGCTCCAGATTCAGGAGATGGACCAGGCCGCCGAGGTGCCGCTGCGACACAACGGCGAGCTCGTCGAACACGCCAACGTCGAGGAGATAGACCTCACGAGCGTCCACCATCCCGAGCAGTGCCGGGCCGAGATTCAGCTACAGGGGAGCATCACCGCGTTCCACGAGGGCGACGACATCACCGTCGGCCCGACGCCGCTCTCGAAGCTCCAGATTATCGGCACCCTGCAGGGCAAAGACGACACGAGCAACAAGCTCATTCTCAAGATCGACGATATGCGCGCCCCGGCCGGCGAGCCCGAACACTGACCTGTCTCCCTCGGGACCACGCCGCTGTGGTCCCTATCTCCCACGATTGTTCACGTTTCTAACGGCGATTCCGTAGCCTTTGTATCATCCCCGTCCCGAATCGCAGGTATGACCGACAAGGTTGTCGTACTCGGCGCTGGGTATGCCGGTGCAGGCGCCATCAAGAGCCTCGAAGACGAACTGAACGGTGAAGCCGACGTGACGTGGATCTCCGATACGGACTACCACCTGGTCCTCCACGAGTCCCACCGGTGCATCCGCGACCCGGCCGTCCAGGACAAGGTCGCGATCCCGGTCCACGAGATCAAACAGCCGACGACAGAGTTCATCCAGGACTCCGTCACCGGTATCGACACCGACGACCGCACGGTCGAACTCGATAGCCGAGACCCCGTGGAGTACGACTACCTGCTGGTCGGCCTGGGTTCCCAGACCGCCTTCTTCGGTATCGACGGGCTCGAAGAGTACGCCCACACGCTCAAGAGCCTCGACGACGCGCTGGGCATCCACGACGCCGTCCAGGAAGCGGCCCGCGAGGGCTCCCAGAGCGACCCCGCACAGGTGGTCGTCGGCGGTGCCGGCCTCTCCGGTATCCAGACCTGTGGCGAGATCGCCGAGTTCCGCGACGACCATCGCGCGCCCATCGACATCCATCTCGTCGAGGGTCTCGACGAGATATTCCCGGGCAACGACCCCGAACTCCAGGGCGCGCTGCGCAAGCGCCTCGAAGCGCGTGACGTCAACATCGAGTGTGGCGAGTTCATCGGCGAGGTCGACGAGGAGACCGTCTACATCGGCGACGAGGACGAACTCGACTACGACGTGCTCGTCTGGACCGGCGGCATCACGGGTCGGGACGCCGTCCGCGACGTCGACGTCGAGAAAGACGAGCGCAACCACCGCATCCACTCCGAGGGCGACTTCCAGACCACGAACGAACGGGTCTTCGCCATCGGCGACTGCGCGCTCATCGACCAGCCCGGCGAGAACCCGGCGCCCCCGACCGCACAGGCCGCCTGGCAGGCCGCCGAGGTCGCCGGCGAGAACCTCGCCCGTGCCGTCCGGGGCCAGCCCCTGAAGACGTGGACCCACAAGGACAAGGGGACCGTCATCTCCGTCGGCGAGAAGGCCGTCGCCCACGACGTGATGGGCATGCCCATCGACACCTTCGGCGGCCTCCCGGCGAAGGTGCTCAAGAAGGGCATCGCCACCCGCTGGATAAACGACGTCACCGGGCTCGGTCGCGCCGTGAAGGCGTGGCCGGACATGTAGTACCTTTTTACTGCGTCGGGTTTCCTCGCGCCTTCGGCGCTGCGGGAACCACTCCTTGCAAAAATCTACGCTAAAAACTCCCTTCACGCTCCCTCGCTTCGCTCGGTCGCGTGAAGTGAAACCGCTCGCTGACGGCGAGCGGTATGCTCACAGCAGGCAGCCTGTCCTTCCCCGAGTCGTGGCACAGCGGCCACTCCCGGCCAACAGCGTGATGCTGGGCCGCAACATCATCTCGGTACCGCTACAATTTTTCCAGTGGCCGCAGTTGTCGTAGATATGACGAACGAGCGACAGCAAGAGTTCGCTATCCGTCGCTTCCAGCCCGGTGACGGCGAGCGAATTCGGGAAATCCACGACCGGGCGATGAGCGGCACTCCCGAGTACCTGCCCGACCTCCCTGACGAGGACCTCGAGGGTATTGAAGACCACTATCTCGACGACGCCGGGGAGTTTCTTGCCGGTCTCGACGGGGAGACCATCGTCGCAATGGGCGCGTACACGACACCCGACGAGTGGAAGCATGAGTACATCGACGTCGACGGGGCCACCGCGGAACTGACACGGATGCGCGTCCACCCCGATTGGCAGGGATACGGCTTCGGCACGGCGATGTATCGTGCGCTCCGTGAGCGGGCCCTCCACGATGGGTATCGCGACTTCGTTTTGGACACGGGTGCCGAGAACGACCGTGCCCGTGGGTTTTACGAACGGCTCGGGTTCGACTGTCAGACGCGGATATCCGTCGGAAGCGGCGACGCCGCCTTGGAGATGGTGCTGTATCAGCAGTCCATCGAACGCTAACACTGGAAACCGCGATAGCTCACTACCGTTCGATAGAGAGCCCGGCGTGCCAGTGGTCCGAATCGGACTGTTCGACCGCTTCGTCCATCCGTTCCAGATAGGTCACGGCGAGGCTGGCGCATTTCGACGCTTTCGCCTCGCCCTCGGTCCGGAACTCGCCGGTCTCGCGGTTGGCGTAGACGGTACAGACCGCGCCGGCCCGGAGGCCGTAGATGGAGGCGAGCGTGAGGATGCTGGCGGCCTCCATCTCGAAGTTGACCACGCCGGCCGCCCGGAGTTCGTCGATGTTCGCCTCGCTATCGCGGGCCTCGAACCCCCCGAAGCCGGGACGGGACTGGCCGGCGTAGAAGCTGTCCGTCGAACAGGTGATGCCGAGGTGGTAGTCGTAGTCCAGCGTTTCGGCGGCGGCGACCAGCGCCGAGACGACGCGTGGGTCGGCGCTGGCGGGGTAGTCCTCGCGGACGTACTCCTTGCTGGTTCCTTCCTGTCGCACTGCGCCGGTGGTGATGACGAGGTCCCCGACGCCGGCCTCGGGGACGATAGCGCCACAGGAGCCGACCCGGAGGAACGTCTCCGCGCCGACGCGGGCCAGCTCCTCGACCGCGATAGCGGCGGAGGGCGAGCCGATGCCGGTCGACGTGACCGAGATGGGCGTCCCCTCGTGGGTCCCGGTCGCGGTGCGGTACTCGCGGTGGTCGCCCCGGATAGCGTGTCCGTCCCAGTCGGCGACGACCGTCTCGACGCGTTCGGGGTCGCCCGGCAGCAGCACGCTCGGGGCGATATCGCCGGGACCGACTTCGAGATGGTACTGCACGTCCTCGTTAGGGTCTTCGCTGTCACCGGTCATCGGTCGAGGTGCTCGCGGGTGATGGTCGTCGGCAGCAGTTCACCGAGCGTGTACTCCCCGTCCCCGTCGGTGACGACGGGAAACTCCTCGTCGCAGAACTCCGCCAGCGTCTGGCGACACATCCCACAGGGAGTGACGCCGTCCCGGGCGGCCGAGGAGACGGCGAGGCGCTCGAAGGAGCGGTGGCCCTCGCTGACCGCCGTCCCGACGGCGACCTCCTCGG from Halomicroarcula saliterrae carries:
- a CDS encoding GNAT family N-acetyltransferase yields the protein MTNERQQEFAIRRFQPGDGERIREIHDRAMSGTPEYLPDLPDEDLEGIEDHYLDDAGEFLAGLDGETIVAMGAYTTPDEWKHEYIDVDGATAELTRMRVHPDWQGYGFGTAMYRALRERALHDGYRDFVLDTGAENDRARGFYERLGFDCQTRISVGSGDAALEMVLYQQSIER
- a CDS encoding HTH domain-containing protein, which codes for MSSIELTPSQKNILQELVNLYRESESAVKGEDIAEKVDRNPGTIRNQMQSLKALQLVEGVPGPKGGYKPTATAYDTLQIQEMDQAAEVPLRHNGELVEHANVEEIDLTSVHHPEQCRAEIQLQGSITAFHEGDDITVGPTPLSKLQIIGTLQGKDDTSNKLILKIDDMRAPAGEPEH
- the cdd gene encoding cytidine deaminase; this translates as MDDLLDAARAAAESAYAPYSEYRVGAAIETADGTVYTGCNIENANYSNSLHAEEVAVGTAVSEGHRSFERLAVSSAARDGVTPCGMCRQTLAEFCDEEFPVVTDGDGEYTLGELLPTTITREHLDR
- a CDS encoding NAD(P)/FAD-dependent oxidoreductase, with the protein product MTDKVVVLGAGYAGAGAIKSLEDELNGEADVTWISDTDYHLVLHESHRCIRDPAVQDKVAIPVHEIKQPTTEFIQDSVTGIDTDDRTVELDSRDPVEYDYLLVGLGSQTAFFGIDGLEEYAHTLKSLDDALGIHDAVQEAAREGSQSDPAQVVVGGAGLSGIQTCGEIAEFRDDHRAPIDIHLVEGLDEIFPGNDPELQGALRKRLEARDVNIECGEFIGEVDEETVYIGDEDELDYDVLVWTGGITGRDAVRDVDVEKDERNHRIHSEGDFQTTNERVFAIGDCALIDQPGENPAPPTAQAAWQAAEVAGENLARAVRGQPLKTWTHKDKGTVISVGEKAVAHDVMGMPIDTFGGLPAKVLKKGIATRWINDVTGLGRAVKAWPDM
- a CDS encoding nucleoside phosphorylase, with amino-acid sequence MTGDSEDPNEDVQYHLEVGPGDIAPSVLLPGDPERVETVVADWDGHAIRGDHREYRTATGTHEGTPISVTSTGIGSPSAAIAVEELARVGAETFLRVGSCGAIVPEAGVGDLVITTGAVRQEGTSKEYVREDYPASADPRVVSALVAAAETLDYDYHLGITCSTDSFYAGQSRPGFGGFEARDSEANIDELRAAGVVNFEMEAASILTLASIYGLRAGAVCTVYANRETGEFRTEGEAKASKCASLAVTYLERMDEAVEQSDSDHWHAGLSIER